Proteins encoded in a region of the Enterococcus gilvus ATCC BAA-350 genome:
- a CDS encoding class D sortase, with the protein MTFVAPIVFLIFGYSLIYVIGKPVIQFVTSSIQLFLLTDTPNFEATEQSFTAVNNKKIVMNAKNELSSSKIDYPVGGQLYGKVKIERLQLNVPLYFGDTEEILREGAGQFMGSVYPGEVGTTLIGGHNVDDFGKLGAAQVGDEITLQTTYGNYTYRINQLDVRNKKDKVIDEMIYQREDRRLILYTCYPIDSLGLTDDRLFAIGEFVSGPKIDGED; encoded by the coding sequence GTGACATTCGTCGCTCCAATCGTCTTTCTGATTTTCGGCTATTCTTTGATCTATGTAATAGGAAAACCTGTCATACAATTTGTGACGTCTTCTATCCAATTGTTCTTATTAACAGATACCCCCAATTTTGAGGCCACAGAACAGTCATTTACGGCTGTGAATAATAAAAAGATCGTGATGAACGCGAAAAACGAATTATCGTCGAGCAAGATCGATTATCCGGTGGGCGGGCAGTTATATGGCAAAGTGAAGATAGAGCGTCTGCAATTGAATGTTCCTTTATATTTTGGAGATACCGAAGAAATTTTGCGTGAAGGGGCGGGACAGTTTATGGGCTCCGTTTATCCTGGCGAAGTGGGCACTACCTTGATCGGCGGGCATAATGTCGATGATTTCGGAAAATTGGGTGCGGCACAGGTCGGCGATGAGATTACGCTTCAAACAACGTATGGAAATTATACGTACCGCATCAATCAGCTTGATGTGCGGAATAAAAAAGACAAGGTCATTGATGAGATGATCTATCAGCGAGAGGATCGGCGTCTGATTCTTTATACGTGCTATCCGATCGACAGTCTGGGATTGACGGATGACCGATTGTTTGCGATCGGGGAATTTGTTTCAGGACCTAAGATCGATGGCGAGGACTAA
- a CDS encoding CpsD/CapB family tyrosine-protein kinase, whose translation MAKKKQTVAPVDLIAAINPFSTTAEQYRKIRTNIEFSSADKKIKSLVITSSGPSEGKSTTAANLAIVFANTGSRVLLVDADLRKPSVALSFKIPNVNGLSNYLTEGNSVSGSFTSESVYMTQGSSAIDNRLIETNTENLYLMPSGPTPPNPSELLRSQRMQELVKILEDSFDLVIFDMPPVVTVTDAQILSAYVDGTILVIRERATKKQAIIEAKKLLDMVQAKIIGVIYNGKKQGEDSYYYYGTEGSK comes from the coding sequence ATGGCGAAAAAGAAACAGACAGTTGCACCCGTTGATTTGATCGCAGCGATCAATCCTTTTTCCACAACGGCGGAACAATATCGAAAAATTCGGACCAATATCGAATTTTCTTCAGCAGATAAAAAAATAAAATCCTTGGTGATCACTTCTTCTGGACCTTCAGAAGGAAAATCGACCACCGCGGCGAATCTGGCGATCGTTTTTGCCAACACAGGCAGTCGTGTGTTGCTGGTGGATGCGGATCTGAGAAAACCCAGTGTCGCCTTGAGCTTTAAGATTCCGAATGTGAATGGGTTAAGCAATTATTTGACAGAAGGGAATTCAGTAAGCGGGAGCTTCACTAGCGAGAGCGTGTACATGACGCAAGGGAGTTCAGCAATCGACAATCGACTGATTGAAACCAACACTGAAAATCTGTACCTCATGCCTAGTGGACCAACGCCCCCCAATCCTTCCGAGCTTTTACGTTCGCAGCGGATGCAGGAGCTGGTCAAAATATTAGAAGACTCATTTGATTTGGTGATTTTTGATATGCCGCCGGTCGTTACAGTGACGGACGCGCAAATTTTATCTGCCTATGTGGATGGGACGATTTTAGTGATTCGCGAACGTGCGACAAAAAAACAAGCGATTATTGAAGCGAAGAAATTGCTGGATATGGTCCAGGCGAAGATCATCGGTGTGATCTATAACGGGAAAAAACAAGGCGAAGATTCGTATTATTATTACGGAACGGAAGGAAGCAAGTGA
- a CDS encoding LCP family protein, with amino-acid sequence MAEKKKRRRQGVKRTSKAKKVFLTLLGILVAIVVVIVGVGAKMYYDVKSTADDTFETVKRNGSEQRQVNLSEQDPFSVLLLGVDTGALGRTEQGRSDTMMVATVNPSTNESVLVSLPRDTYAEIVGHNTQDKINHAYAFGGAAMSMDTVEKLLDIPINHYITINMEGIESLVDAVGGIEVNNPFEFTYEGTTFPKGKQKLDGELALKYSRMRYDDPEGDYGRQARQRQIISGIANQVLSTTGLTNYQSILTTMGENVKTDLSFTDMRTLMGDYRPAFGNIKSDQMKGTGFMQDGVSYQRVDPAELKRVQDELKTQLK; translated from the coding sequence ATGGCTGAAAAGAAAAAGCGTAGGCGTCAAGGGGTAAAGCGTACGAGTAAAGCGAAGAAGGTTTTCTTAACCTTGTTAGGGATTCTTGTAGCGATCGTAGTTGTGATTGTGGGTGTAGGTGCGAAGATGTATTATGATGTGAAGTCGACGGCGGATGATACGTTTGAGACCGTGAAACGTAATGGGTCGGAGCAGCGTCAGGTGAATTTGTCTGAGCAAGATCCTTTTAGTGTCTTGCTTTTAGGAGTGGACACGGGAGCGCTTGGCCGGACGGAGCAGGGGCGCTCGGATACGATGATGGTGGCGACTGTCAATCCATCGACGAATGAGTCGGTGCTTGTGAGTTTGCCTCGGGACACGTATGCGGAGATCGTCGGGCATAATACGCAGGATAAGATCAATCATGCGTATGCGTTTGGCGGCGCGGCGATGTCGATGGACACGGTGGAGAAATTATTGGATATTCCGATCAACCACTATATTACTATTAATATGGAAGGAATCGAGTCGCTGGTCGATGCGGTCGGCGGGATCGAGGTCAATAATCCGTTTGAGTTTACGTATGAGGGGACGACGTTTCCTAAGGGGAAGCAAAAGCTTGATGGGGAGCTGGCGTTGAAGTATTCTCGGATGCGTTATGATGATCCTGAAGGGGATTACGGTCGTCAGGCACGGCAGCGTCAGATTATTTCTGGGATCGCGAATCAGGTTTTGAGTACGACGGGATTGACGAATTATCAATCAATTCTGACTACGATGGGTGAGAACGTGAAGACGGATTTGAGCTTTACGGATATGCGGACGTTGATGGGTGATTATCGGCCAGCGTTTGGCAACATTAAATCAGATCAGATGAAGGGGACCGGCTTTATGCAGGATGGGGTCTCTTACCAGCGTGTGGATCCAGCGGAATTAAAACGTGTACAGGATGAATTGAAGACACAATTGAAATAA
- a CDS encoding YveK family protein, translated as MEETISVVELFQILKKKALLIIMMTITGIGLAAGVTFFLITPIYDSAAQLIVQNKQAEGANINLQNDINGNVLLINTYKDMIKGDIVIDAVQKELQNEYQYTYSNNELKKIIEVEQAQNSQMFRIIATSPEPRKAARIANVTAANFQKKAEGVLEVSKVTVTSKGVVPSKAIFPNNQLNLLIGAVVGMMLGVGLAFLIELLDKTVKDERFIDESLGLPILGQVSQISKKDLVVNRGVIVKTQEEVNRPISNRTVTSRKRKRV; from the coding sequence ATGGAAGAGACAATCAGCGTAGTAGAATTATTTCAAATTTTGAAAAAGAAAGCACTGTTGATCATTATGATGACGATCACGGGGATCGGTTTGGCGGCTGGCGTCACCTTTTTCCTGATCACTCCGATCTATGATTCGGCGGCGCAATTAATCGTCCAGAATAAGCAGGCAGAAGGGGCCAACATCAACCTGCAAAACGATATCAACGGCAACGTGCTGCTGATCAATACATACAAAGACATGATCAAGGGCGACATCGTTATCGATGCCGTCCAAAAGGAATTGCAGAATGAGTATCAGTATACTTACAGCAATAACGAGCTGAAAAAAATCATCGAAGTGGAGCAGGCGCAGAATTCGCAAATGTTCCGCATTATCGCGACCTCGCCAGAGCCGCGTAAGGCTGCTCGGATCGCGAATGTGACCGCGGCGAACTTCCAAAAAAAGGCCGAGGGTGTGTTGGAGGTCAGTAAAGTGACGGTCACATCGAAGGGCGTCGTCCCCTCAAAGGCGATCTTTCCAAACAATCAATTGAATTTACTGATCGGGGCGGTCGTTGGCATGATGTTGGGTGTCGGTTTGGCTTTCTTGATCGAGCTTTTGGACAAAACCGTCAAGGATGAGCGCTTCATTGATGAGTCGCTGGGGCTGCCGATTCTTGGGCAAGTGTCCCAGATCAGCAAAAAGGATCTAGTGGTAAACCGCGGCGTGATCGTGAAGACGCAAGAAGAGGTCAATCGTCCGATCAGCAATCGCACAGTGACGTCACGTAAGCGGAAACGAGTTTAG